ATGACATCAGTAAAACAAATTCTTTTCAATATCGTTTTAATCTCAAATTCACAGTATCATCAGTGAATTTTCATCCTCTCAACTAATTCGGAAATCAGACGGTTATTTAGAAAACTGAACCTACCAGTGAAACCATGAAAACCAGGCTGCCATTCAAATTCATGCCCGAGAACTATGCATCTGTAGGCATGACGTGTTTGAATTCTAAGAACATGATTAACTGCCCGTTCGTCCATGAATGTCGACTTCGTTAGTGTAATTGTCACACCGTCATCTGAATTCAAGTTGAGTTTTGGTCGGTAATCATAAAGTGGAAATCCTTGCGACTCATTAAGGCAATTATACACGAGGGTCTTTGAGCTCTGCAAAGACTGAGTATCCTTGCAGTACAGTATTAACGGGAGGCAATTGGCACTTAGCAGCTTTCAAATTATGCACTGGACGTTCTGGGCTATGTATTAGCATGTATCAAATTTTGCATTTGATATCGTGGCCTTTATACATGCAGCTTTCTTGACAGCTTGTTCTCTTTATCAGCAGTTCTCAGGTTCAACACATAACATCCTTTAAGTTCTTGAGATGCCCCGCTAACACTCACAGACATACACTCGAGTGGGATTATACAAAGGTATAATCCCACTCGAGTGCTCTTGTTTCAGGTATTTTATCCAACTTTCCTAGATGTCTAGAGACTTTTCCATGGCGAAAACCTTAACCTCGTTGAAGGCAAAATATACATAAGGGCTAGTTCCCACTTTCTGGATGCTGACGTAGCGTCCACACAAGGGATATGAGCTGTTGGTGGAGAACTTCTGGTATTCCAGGACGGCAGGGGGTGGTCCTTGGAAATAGTAGAATAAATCCCAGCTGGAAAAGTCTCCACTGACTGCAGGAAGTGCCTTGCCAACGCGAATCTAAAAGTGAGATGATTCATAACATTAGAATTGAAAACTGTAGTCAATGGCAGTTGACATCAGAGCAACTTACAGCGTTTCACAGAGGACAACAGGTCTTTTGTTGCACTAAACAATTGTTCCATAACGTACGTCATGGAAGGAAACCGGAACTTTCATATTTAATGCCCATTAAGGTTTCCCCAACCGCTCTTGAGACATTTTGTTAAATCCAGACGCATTCAGACGGACGCTTTAATAGGATATAATATGTTCtcgtagatattattattattattattactattattattattattattattattattattattattattattattattattattattattatttaaaattatttggttTACCTAGCTATTCAGAAGTCCCAAGTGCAGAAAGAACGAAATTAGAACTTGAAGTTCGGGAGATTGATTAAGAAGACAgctcataaaaatgaaatgagtccCAAGGCCAGAGGGGGGTAATAAGAAGTCCCGAGGctagaaaactgaataaagagACCGAAGTaaagaaaactttcataaaaaatccCAGACTATCGTATAAAGGAAATCTCATCACATTCATCTTACGCCTGTTTTCAGTGGCATTCCTttcaaaaaaatgaatgaacaaatttcatcaaatttcatcGCAACGGGGTTGAACACTAATAGTTTTCCTTATTCCCTTCGGAGACTTTATCATAAATCGCATGTCATTCTGCCTGATAGTTCTTCAGTATAAACAATAGTCCCGTTTCAAAATTCTGTGACTTATGTTTGTGATAATAAAATACCACCAAGTAACAATGAGGAAATGCAAGAAATAGCCAACAGATATTCCTACGATACTGGTGACAGAAAGTATTGTGGTTCCCTTGACAGTCCATTGAGGGAAAGGGGTCAGTGAaaatctaaaagataaaaaaaaagtcagggtaATCCACCCCAAATGGAAATGTCCTTTTATGCAAATAAGCGGAGAGTTTGATCTTTTTACCATATAAGTAAAGAAGTAACTTTCAGAATACGGACATATCACTaaaatatatactaagaaataCTACCTAAATACACCCTAGATTAGCTTGGCTTAATTTAACCTAACTTAAGGGAGCAGCATTCTACCTCAGGTCTTCTGGCAGCacacactaaaaaatataaaaagtaagattttctacAAAACTCTGTCATAAGCTGCTTCtcatttcaaaaatgtaaaatacataactaagatttttatattttccataacttTATGAAATGTGTAAAAGATTAATCAAGATACTTCATACTAAACCAATTCCACTAGGTTAGTAAGACCTGCCCCTTCCTACTGTTGCTTTTAAAAACCTATCTTGCGATATGAATTTACTTGTCACCCTCTGTACTTGAAATACCTCTTGCTAATCTAGTAATTCTTAGAAAAGGACTCAAGACCTCAACGTACCACGATTTATTGTACCTAAGATTAGCCGGTTGTAGAGTTTTTTCATTTGCGAACGTACCTCAACGGTGGTGAAGAGTTGGCTGTGACCATTGCCATACGGGATAACGTGAACCTCCTTCACTACCCGGTTTTCTCCAAGATCCACATACCACCAAGGTTTCACAATACTAGGGTAGGAGTGGAAGAAGCTGGCTGTGCTTTCGTCGCCATCGACAGCCATGCCACTAACCAAAAGAACCGGGCTATGAGAAGGCAGAGGATAACAGAAACCGGTGATTAGTTCTGGTCCCTCGATGGGTGCACACATGGATAATTCTTCAATTTCTGAATCAGTGATGAGCATGAAGGCTTTCTTGTTCTGACTACTCTTAAATTTTATCTAACCAATACACTGATGTACTTGCAACCAAATCAATTCAAAATACACAGGTCAGTCTTATCACGAGCACTAAGTCTTAGAGCATTAAGGCTTCCTTGTTCTGACTACTCTTAAATTTTATCTAACCAATACACTGATGTACTTGCAACCAAATCAGTTCCAAATACACAGGTCAGTCTTATCACGAGCACTAAGTCTTACCTATCAAGGAGTTTCCTCACCTCTCATACACTCATTCATGTGGTAACCGTAACCCTCATCCTGTAAGCTAGTCtcagtttctagttttctgtaaaaaaattgagatttggctttgtctgtccgtccgcactttttctgtccgccctcagatcttaaaaactactgaggctagagggctgcaaattggtatgttgatcatccacctccagtcatcaaacatgccaaattgcagcctcagcgcttcaggtagttttattttaattaaggttaaagttagccataatcatgtgtctggtaacgatataggacaggccaccaccgggccgtggttaaagtttcatgggctgtggttATAAActcgtacagcattacaccgagaccaccaaaagatagatctatttgcggttgccttgattatatggtgcacagaaaactcgattgcgccgaagaaacttcgctgcattttatacttgttttatatcaAGTTCACGTATCTTGATTGCATGTCTAGACATATTATGAACTGTATCTGTTTTATGAAAACTGCCTTACCAGGCACACCTCCAGACAATCCTCTTCGGCCATTACATCCCTCAGCTTACTCTTCTGTCTAACTTGCGCTAACACATAGGCTAAAAAAACAGTGCTGTCTCTTTCTCAAGTGTATATTCCAATTCTTTTCTAAAGACCATTTCCTCCCAGTAACCAAATCCTTTTTTAGGGCACTCTTTCATTCCCTGTCCATTTCAGGCGCACTTCACCTGTTATATGTGTACTCTTTTCACCAACTTTTCATCCTCAGTCTCTCCATGTCCAAACCTTTATTGAatggctcaatatatatatatatatatatatatatatatatatatatgtgtgtgtatatgtgtgtgtgtgtgtgtgtgtgtatatgtatattatatatatgtatatttatatatatatatatacacacatatacacacatgtatatatatattatatatatacatatatatatatatatatatatatatatatatatatatatatatatatatatatatatatatatatatatatatatatatatatatatatatatatatatatatatatatatatatatatatatatatatatattgagacatTCAATAAAAAAGAGATTTACACCATGTTGTAGGAGCGCCAAATTAATTAGGTTCGAGAGAAGTGTGgaataacatcttttttttttttgaaaagttgagattaaagataaatgaaaaatgaattagtgTGAACACATGGGTCTCGTCATTCATTCTACTGACGCTTTTAACGTACCGGCAACAGCCATAGGCTACCTGGTCTATAGTACACACTTATCAGAATTCCCAcctcttattataattatacttCTGACAATGTTATACTTAAATTCACaagtattctattattattattattattattattattattattattattattattattattattattattattattatttgagttaGGGTATCTGTAAAACAGCGCCTTAGAAAGCACTTTAGTCATCATTTGCTTTGCCGATAATTACTAACACCTCGAGTTTTTTAGTTCTGACTAATTTATGCCGTACATAATGagtaacatattattatttagCATAACACTTTCCCCATGAGAGCAACTTTCCATGAGTAACATACCAAAATTTGTTGTAGTAGGAGTAAATTCATCATCAATCCGGCGTTATTTCAAAAACTTACCTAACCCAGACGTCCACACTCTAGTTGCTTTTCCCAGAGCGATATTGACCAAACTGGATAAGTAAGAGACTCTCCGAAAAGTCTTCACCTTCTCACCAGTCGAAGGCGCAGTCTGTCCCCCCGCTATGGTACATTTACCATCTGCAAGTCACGATATCAATTGTGTCAACGTCAATAAAAACACTGCAGATGAACAGGCTGTTAAACTGATCGTCAGTCTTAGCTGACGTCAGTATTTTGTGGCAGAGAGGACGATTTTAAAGTAGCCTTGCTCTTCCTTAAGTATGCGAGACAAAACTGATAAATTGCTCTGGTAAACAGGAAATGACGCAGACTGAAAGAAAGTGTTCCATTACATTTTCTGGAGTCGCTAAAATATAGCCGTAGAATATACAAGTTATCATACATTCTTtgcaggaagaaaaagagagagggatttATTGGGAACTACGTTCGTTTTATTAACACAGACGGAAGCAGAGccaaattgaaaataaacttaaaatcctACGTTGAAAAATGCCATTAGAAATTAGAGCCACGATAGcaatcattttttgtaatttaatactATAAAATCAACCTGAGGTATCAACGAAAAAACTGGCAGGTTGCCTAATATTAACATGCAGCGTAACAGTCCTTGTACACAGAAAGGTATTGTCGAGAGGGATGTAGGAAaatcctccccctctctctctctctctctctctctctctctctctctctctctctctctctctcgagcacaaAAGATCGCTTGGCAGAAGCCAGTCAGTAATTACGTGAAAATTTACTAGAAGCACAAGGCCAACTGACCTGTAAACAAAAACCCTTTGCCTTGATGCTGTGTGCACAAGGCNNNNNNNNNNNNNNNNNNNNNNNNNNNNNNNNNNNNNNNNNNNNNNNNNNNNNNNNNNNNNNNNNNNNNNNNNNNNNNNNNNNNNNNNNNNNNNNNNNNNNNNNNNNNNNNNNNNNNNNNNNNNNNNNNNNNNNNNNNNNNNNNNNNNNNNNNNNNNNNNNNNNNNNNNNNNNNNNNNNNNNNNNNNNNNNNNNNNNNNNNNNNNNNNNNNNNNNNNNNNNNNNNNNNNNNNNNNNNNNNNNNNNNNNNNNNNNNNNNNNNNNNNNNNNNNNNNNNNNNNNNNNNNNNNNNNNNNNNNNNNNNNNNNNNNNNNNNNNNNNNNNNNNNNNNNNNNNNNNNNNNNNNNNNNNNNNNNNNNNNNNNNNNNNNNNNNNNNNNNNNNNNN
This Macrobrachium rosenbergii isolate ZJJX-2024 chromosome 42, ASM4041242v1, whole genome shotgun sequence DNA region includes the following protein-coding sequences:
- the LOC136827637 gene encoding uncharacterized protein, whose amino-acid sequence is MAVDGDESTASFFHSYPSIVKPWWYVDLGENRVVKEVHVIPYGNGHSQLFTTVEIRVGKALPAVSGDFSSWDLFYYFQGPPPAVLEYQKFSTNSSYPLCGRYVSIQKVGTSPYVYFAFNEVKVFAMEKSLDI